The following proteins come from a genomic window of Streptomyces liliiviolaceus:
- a CDS encoding ABC transporter permease: MARLAGRRSLFAAPVLLVVTFAMFAIAAASPFDPVRAYAGTAALGADRETLDRLRTNLGADRPFAERWWDWLTSALTGDLGQSSVMRQPVAEVIGERLVWSTLLCAVAFAAAVLAGTLLGVLAARRQGGWLDRTVTSLAYVLSAAPVFWTALLAIWLFALRLDLLPAGGLTDTASEQVTAAQVASHLVLPAGVLAVSQLPWFTLYVRQGVADALAEDPVRGARARGLSEHTVLLGHALRSGLLPVLTLIGSRLPELITGALLVESVFSWPGIAAATVEAATAVDFPLLAALTALATVAVLAGNLLADLLYGLFDTRVELSEM; the protein is encoded by the coding sequence ATGGCCCGGCTGGCCGGGCGACGCTCCCTGTTCGCCGCCCCGGTCCTGCTGGTCGTCACCTTCGCCATGTTCGCGATCGCCGCCGCCTCCCCCTTCGACCCGGTACGGGCCTACGCGGGCACCGCCGCCCTCGGCGCCGACCGGGAGACCCTGGACCGCCTGCGGACCAACCTCGGTGCGGACCGGCCCTTCGCCGAACGCTGGTGGGACTGGCTGACCTCCGCGCTCACCGGCGACCTCGGACAGTCCAGCGTGATGCGCCAACCGGTGGCCGAGGTGATCGGCGAACGCCTCGTGTGGTCCACGCTGTTGTGCGCGGTCGCGTTCGCCGCGGCCGTCCTGGCGGGCACACTGCTCGGAGTGCTCGCCGCCCGTCGCCAGGGCGGATGGCTCGACCGCACGGTCACCTCGCTCGCCTACGTCCTCTCGGCCGCCCCGGTGTTCTGGACCGCCCTGCTCGCCATCTGGCTGTTCGCCCTGCGGCTGGACCTCCTGCCGGCGGGCGGCCTGACCGACACCGCCAGCGAACAGGTCACCGCCGCCCAGGTGGCGAGCCACCTCGTGCTGCCCGCCGGAGTCCTCGCGGTCTCCCAACTCCCCTGGTTCACCCTGTACGTCCGCCAGGGTGTCGCCGACGCCCTGGCGGAGGACCCGGTACGCGGCGCCCGTGCCCGGGGCCTGAGCGAACACACCGTCCTGCTCGGCCACGCCCTGCGCTCCGGACTGCTCCCGGTCCTCACCCTGATCGGCTCCCGGCTGCCCGAACTCATCACCGGCGCCCTGTTGGTGGAGAGCGTCTTCAGCTGGCCGGGCATCGCGGCGGCCACGGTGGAGGCGGCCACCGCCGTCGACTTCCCGCTCCTCGCCGCCCTCACCGCGCTGGCCACTGTCGCCGTCCTGGCCGGCAACCTGCTCGCGGACCTGCTCTACGGACTCTTCGACACGAGGGTGGAACTCAGTGAAATGTGA
- a CDS encoding ABC transporter substrate-binding protein yields MTTRWIRGTVVATAMVCGAAACSAPGDGPGGGGSADSVVIGVASEPDTLSPLLGYGKDGNSKIFDGLLARDADLKLGPALAKALPEVGDDGLTYTYTLRDGVEFSDGEPLTAADVVFTYETVLDKRTNNSSRSELDAVKEVRADGDDKVVFTLKYPYAPFAGRTVLPVVPEHVAGGQDPNTGSFNTEPIGTGPYVLSAWSKGEKLVLKANPRYWGGAPKVKTVTMAVVEDDDVRATRLRSGDLDGAILPPDLAAAHRNDSGGKSQDVRTYEARSYDFRAVTLPTGNEVTGDRAIRRALDAAVDREAMVAGILDGAGRPAYGPLPVDDPWFAKGIERSQDLDGADRILDRAGWRTGTDGVRTRNGRRAAFTLLYPSGDKVRQDHALAYASDAKKAGIEVKAESATWEVIEPRMKDDAVLAGGGSTGDPDFGLYTLLHSSLAGNGFNNMGHYDNPAVDEALDTGRRSQDGATRRTAYDTLQRELVKDPGSTFLTHIDHVYVLAGRWQGLTTQLEPHEHGFAGGPWWNIEDWRPGR; encoded by the coding sequence ATGACGACCCGATGGATACGCGGCACAGTCGTCGCCACGGCGATGGTCTGCGGGGCCGCCGCGTGCTCGGCGCCCGGTGACGGGCCCGGCGGTGGCGGGTCGGCCGACTCGGTGGTGATCGGGGTGGCCTCGGAGCCGGACACCCTCAGCCCTCTGCTCGGCTACGGCAAGGACGGCAACTCCAAGATCTTCGACGGCCTGCTCGCCCGGGACGCCGACCTCAAGCTCGGGCCCGCGCTGGCGAAGGCACTGCCCGAGGTCGGCGACGACGGCCTGACCTACACGTACACCCTGCGCGACGGGGTCGAGTTCAGCGACGGCGAGCCGCTCACCGCCGCCGACGTGGTCTTCACGTACGAGACCGTCCTCGACAAGAGGACCAACAACAGCTCCCGCAGCGAGCTGGACGCCGTCAAGGAGGTGCGGGCGGACGGCGACGACAAGGTCGTCTTCACGCTCAAGTACCCCTACGCGCCCTTCGCGGGCCGCACGGTCCTGCCCGTCGTCCCCGAGCACGTGGCCGGCGGCCAGGACCCCAACACCGGCTCCTTCAACACCGAGCCGATCGGCACCGGCCCGTACGTCCTCTCCGCCTGGAGCAAGGGCGAGAAGCTCGTCCTCAAGGCCAACCCCCGGTACTGGGGCGGGGCGCCGAAGGTGAAGACGGTCACCATGGCCGTCGTCGAGGACGACGACGTACGCGCCACCCGGCTGCGCTCCGGCGACCTGGACGGCGCGATCCTCCCGCCCGACCTCGCCGCCGCCCACAGGAACGACAGCGGCGGGAAGTCCCAGGACGTCAGGACCTACGAGGCCAGGTCCTACGACTTCCGCGCCGTCACCCTGCCCACCGGGAACGAGGTCACCGGCGACCGGGCGATCCGCCGGGCCCTGGACGCCGCCGTGGACCGCGAGGCCATGGTGGCCGGGATCCTCGACGGCGCGGGCCGCCCGGCGTACGGACCGCTGCCCGTCGACGACCCGTGGTTCGCGAAGGGCATCGAACGCTCCCAGGACCTGGACGGGGCCGACCGGATCCTGGACCGGGCGGGCTGGCGGACCGGCACGGACGGCGTCCGTACCAGGAACGGCCGGCGGGCCGCCTTCACCCTCCTCTACCCCTCCGGCGACAAGGTCCGCCAGGACCACGCCCTCGCCTACGCCTCCGACGCCAAGAAGGCCGGTATCGAGGTGAAGGCCGAGAGCGCCACCTGGGAGGTCATCGAGCCGCGGATGAAGGACGACGCGGTCCTCGCCGGCGGCGGCAGCACCGGCGACCCCGACTTCGGCCTCTACACGCTCCTGCACTCCTCGCTGGCCGGGAACGGCTTCAACAACATGGGCCACTACGACAACCCGGCCGTGGACGAGGCCCTCGACACCGGCCGCCGCAGCCAGGACGGGGCGACGCGCAGAACGGCGTACGACACGCTCCAGCGGGAGTTGGTGAAGGACCCCGGCTCCACCTTCCTCACCCACATCGACCACGTCTACGTCCTCGCCGGCCGCTGGCAGGGCCTGACCACGCAACTGGAGCCGCACGAGCACGGATTCGCCGGCGGCCCCTGGTGGAACATCGAGGACTGGCGGCCCGGGCGGTGA
- a CDS encoding sulfite oxidase, which translates to MSRTSTYSDESVYDRRRLRQWLTGEARADGIERRDMLRLLAAAGLAGTATAATTGFAAPALAASATATGTAPRTATATTDRATAAAVPGIVKPLPDAWFTARGTNAETRFEALAGTGHHTPTDRFFVRNHTATPVLDANAWSVTVRGDGLVGGGSAEFTLDDLKRLPATTRSAFVECAGNGRSFFTTQQGQTVSGTAWTLGAVGVARWRGVRLAEVLRRAGLSRGAVDVMPRGLDADYVTADGTNLGRVRRPLPLSKALDDVLLAYEMNGEPLPPDHGGPVRVLVPSWIGIASIKWVGDIEVSAQPLYSPWNTDFYRLFGDAYPAGGSAPLTRQTLKSAFELPWNASLEAAAEHRLTGRSWSGAGAVARVEVSTDGGSSWRRARLHDAPRRADWVRWSADWRPAAPGTYTLLARATDTTGRTQPETTVHNTQGYLFDAVVRHPVQAM; encoded by the coding sequence ATGTCCCGTACCAGTACGTACAGCGACGAGTCCGTCTACGACCGTCGCAGACTCCGTCAGTGGCTCACGGGCGAAGCCCGGGCCGACGGCATCGAGCGGCGCGACATGCTGCGTCTGCTGGCCGCCGCCGGACTGGCCGGCACAGCCACCGCCGCCACCACCGGTTTCGCCGCACCGGCCCTGGCCGCTTCCGCGACCGCCACCGGAACAGCGCCCCGAACAGCCACCGCGACCACCGACCGCGCGACGGCCGCCGCGGTCCCCGGGATAGTCAAACCCCTTCCCGACGCCTGGTTCACCGCCCGCGGTACGAACGCGGAGACCAGGTTCGAGGCACTGGCGGGCACCGGCCACCACACCCCCACGGACCGCTTCTTCGTCCGCAACCACACCGCCACCCCTGTCCTGGACGCGAACGCCTGGAGTGTCACCGTCCGGGGGGACGGCCTCGTGGGCGGCGGGTCCGCCGAGTTCACGCTCGACGACCTCAAGCGCCTGCCCGCCACCACCCGCAGCGCGTTCGTGGAGTGCGCGGGCAACGGCCGCAGCTTCTTCACGACACAGCAGGGCCAGACCGTGTCCGGCACGGCGTGGACGCTGGGCGCGGTCGGCGTGGCCCGCTGGCGCGGGGTACGGCTCGCCGAGGTGCTGCGCCGCGCCGGGCTGAGCCGCGGCGCCGTGGACGTCATGCCCCGCGGCCTGGACGCCGACTACGTCACGGCGGACGGCACGAACCTCGGCCGCGTCCGCCGCCCGCTGCCCCTGTCGAAGGCCCTGGACGACGTGCTGCTCGCGTACGAGATGAACGGCGAGCCGCTCCCGCCGGACCACGGCGGTCCCGTACGGGTCCTCGTGCCGTCCTGGATCGGGATCGCGTCGATCAAGTGGGTCGGTGACATCGAGGTCTCCGCCCAGCCGCTGTACTCCCCGTGGAACACGGACTTCTACCGGCTGTTCGGCGACGCGTACCCGGCGGGAGGCAGCGCCCCGCTCACCCGCCAGACGCTGAAGTCCGCCTTCGAACTCCCGTGGAACGCAAGCCTGGAGGCCGCCGCCGAACACCGTCTCACCGGCCGCTCCTGGTCGGGCGCGGGCGCCGTGGCACGTGTCGAGGTGAGCACCGACGGCGGTTCGAGCTGGCGGCGCGCCCGGCTGCACGACGCCCCGCGCCGCGCCGACTGGGTCCGCTGGTCCGCCGACTGGCGTCCGGCGGCCCCGGGGACGTACACGCTCCTGGCCCGTGCGACCGACACCACGGGCCGCACGCAGCCGGAGACCACCGTCCACAACACCCAGGGCTATCTCTTCGACGCGGTCGTCCGTCATCCGGTCCAGGCCATGTGA
- a CDS encoding SWIM zinc finger family protein — translation MMSPTEQPGTDGDGTPQADFDADVHDHDDVASSAHGSRPAAEGTRPADAARRALREARRAEANADSGSGSGSGSGESSTAPQAPPGTGPASITPSAAVEPRRRAPEGTAAAGPRPGDAARAALRRAVGRHSGDSADGTDGGGGAPGSEGGVQPDARGSRPASDATATGAPARGSDATEAGASTRVPDVTVAGPPDEASAPPAADRPDAASETSRPGDVAREALRAARVQAERERTAAQDKGVGASRKRRGGAAAIAPGSRPTRPTGPSREAAAHVRELAEMLGNSLDLSSRLEREERADESDTGPGSARTHADADAVAGTGADTEPPASEAAHSHAHPHSHPHAHPHSHPHAEPTPGETPAPAQRSAPAAGRSMAAPARDGELRRTFPPPARARPEGGGFAETWWGNAWVTALEEMALDAARLGRGKAYAGEGHVDAVTVTPGLVLAYVHGSRPRPYRVQIRMRTLSDDDWERFLDTAAERPAHIAALLDKELPQALADCGVQLLPGPGDLVPRCSCPDSGHPCKHAAALCYQTARLLDEDPFVLLLLRGRGERELLDELSRRNATLAARSARAAEEPALSGVPAREAVERRVLAALPAPLPPPAHPEQPPAYPASPGGPDPFALDQLATDAAARAHALLTTGRDPLAELTLWQDAVRLAATRPGSGLTATTRALYADLATAARRTPGDLARAVAAWRQGGLEGLAVLEEAWDPPAGRFDRARPLLLAADFPAFRPWHNHLTHPHGHIQLRLGHDGLWYAYESEPGHDDWWPRGTPDLDPVGALTGLGSPTDV, via the coding sequence GGGTTCGGGTTCGGGTTCGGGGGAGTCCTCCACGGCTCCACAGGCGCCGCCGGGTACTGGTCCGGCCTCGATAACACCCTCGGCAGCTGTGGAGCCGCGGCGCCGGGCCCCCGAGGGGACCGCGGCAGCCGGGCCCCGCCCGGGCGACGCCGCCCGCGCGGCACTCCGCCGAGCCGTGGGCCGTCACAGCGGTGACAGCGCGGACGGGACCGACGGCGGGGGAGGAGCACCGGGCTCCGAGGGCGGCGTACAGCCGGATGCGCGTGGCTCGCGCCCGGCTTCCGACGCGACGGCGACGGGGGCGCCCGCGCGGGGCTCAGACGCTACGGAGGCGGGGGCATCCACGAGGGTCCCTGACGTGACGGTGGCGGGGCCACCCGACGAGGCCTCCGCGCCGCCCGCGGCCGACCGGCCCGACGCCGCCTCCGAGACCTCGCGTCCCGGCGACGTGGCCCGGGAGGCGTTGCGTGCCGCGCGCGTTCAGGCCGAGCGGGAGCGAACGGCCGCGCAGGACAAGGGAGTCGGGGCGTCCCGGAAGCGGCGCGGGGGCGCCGCGGCCATCGCTCCCGGCTCACGTCCGACCCGTCCCACCGGTCCCAGCCGCGAGGCGGCGGCCCATGTCCGGGAACTGGCCGAGATGCTGGGCAACAGCCTCGATCTGTCGTCCCGGCTGGAGAGGGAGGAGCGGGCGGACGAGTCCGACACCGGGCCGGGCTCCGCGCGCACGCACGCCGACGCAGATGCCGTGGCCGGCACCGGTGCCGACACCGAACCCCCCGCCTCCGAAGCCGCCCATTCCCATGCCCACCCCCACTCCCATCCCCATGCCCACCCCCACTCCCATCCCCATGCTGAGCCCACCCCCGGCGAAACCCCGGCCCCCGCACAGCGCAGCGCCCCGGCGGCCGGTCGTTCCATGGCCGCTCCCGCCCGGGACGGTGAGCTGCGGCGTACGTTCCCGCCACCGGCGCGGGCGCGGCCTGAGGGCGGCGGATTCGCCGAGACGTGGTGGGGGAACGCGTGGGTCACCGCGCTGGAGGAGATGGCGCTCGACGCGGCCCGGCTCGGGCGGGGGAAGGCGTACGCGGGGGAGGGGCACGTCGACGCCGTCACGGTCACGCCGGGGCTCGTGCTCGCCTACGTGCACGGGAGCCGTCCGCGGCCGTACCGCGTCCAGATCCGGATGCGTACGCTCTCGGACGACGACTGGGAGCGTTTCCTCGACACCGCCGCCGAACGCCCGGCCCACATCGCCGCGTTGCTCGACAAGGAGCTGCCCCAGGCACTCGCCGACTGCGGGGTGCAACTGCTCCCCGGCCCCGGCGACCTCGTCCCGCGCTGCAGCTGCCCCGACTCCGGCCACCCCTGCAAGCACGCGGCCGCCCTCTGCTACCAGACCGCGCGACTGCTGGACGAAGACCCGTTCGTCCTCCTCCTGCTGCGCGGCCGGGGCGAGCGCGAACTGCTGGACGAACTGTCCCGCCGCAACGCCACCCTGGCCGCCCGCTCGGCCCGCGCCGCCGAGGAACCGGCGCTTTCCGGGGTCCCGGCCCGCGAGGCGGTCGAGCGCCGCGTTCTGGCGGCCCTGCCCGCCCCGCTGCCGCCGCCCGCGCATCCCGAACAGCCCCCGGCCTACCCGGCCTCGCCCGGCGGGCCCGACCCGTTCGCGCTGGACCAGTTGGCCACGGACGCGGCCGCACGCGCGCACGCCCTGCTCACCACCGGCCGCGACCCCCTCGCCGAACTGACACTCTGGCAGGACGCCGTCCGGCTCGCCGCCACCCGCCCGGGTTCCGGCCTCACCGCCACCACCCGCGCCCTCTACGCGGACCTGGCCACCGCCGCGCGGCGCACCCCGGGAGACCTGGCCCGCGCGGTCGCCGCGTGGCGTCAGGGCGGGCTCGAAGGGCTCGCCGTCCTGGAAGAGGCCTGGGACCCTCCGGCGGGCCGTTTCGACCGGGCCCGCCCCCTCCTCCTCGCGGCCGACTTCCCCGCCTTCCGGCCCTGGCACAACCACCTCACCCACCCCCACGGCCACATACAGCTCCGCCTGGGCCACGACGGCCTCTGGTACGCGTACGAGTCGGAACCGGGCCATGACGACTGGTGGCCCCGCGGCACCCCCGACCTGGATCCGGTCGGCGCCCTCACCGGCCTGGGCTCGCCGACCGACGTCTGA